TAAAGGTCTTGTCGAATTAATTACCGACAGTTCTTTTATTATCAATGGGAAAGAAATACAATTCAATGAACTCAGTTCAATTGTTGAAATATACAAACTTCCTAGAGACGTTAATAGGGTATTAATATCTGCTGGAATTGCTCAAATTGTCATTGGTGCTTCAGGAATTGTATATAAACGGATTTTCAACAAATTAGATCCAAATGATGATTTAGATGGTTTTGTACTTGTTGCAATGATCACCTTGGGAATTCAAGATTTGTTTTATGCAGCCATACTAACGCCCTTCACTTTCAAACGTTTTGATCTAGAAAAGAAATGGACTGTAAACAAGGCACTTGTCTCTGAAAAACAATTGGTAGGCAAAAGAATAATCAGTGGCGTCATGTTTTAGAGTTCTTTTCTAAGCCTCAGCCTTCGCCTTCTTGTCTGACGAAGTTTTAACAAAGTCAGGAGCCTATTTTCCCAACCTCCAACATACAATCATGAAAAGCAGCCCCATGTCCCATGTCAGTCTCTCTTCCTTTGGAAAGCAAGTTGGGTGTCCCTCCTTCCTGTAGCCACCAACCATTGTAAATAGCAACGCAACCCAATCGCAGTCCAAAATCAAAACGAGCTTCAATTTCAAGACTTCCTCTATTGTTAAAAACCTTTACTAAATCACCTTTGGTAATATTTCTTTCTTGTGCATCATAGGGATTAATGGCAACAAAAGGTTTCTCATCAAATTGAGCGATTGACTTCAGGTTACCAAACTGCGAGTGAATTCTATTCTTTGTATTTGGTGTCAGCAGTTGCAAAGGAAATTCTGAGTTGCTCTCATTTTCAACTGTTTCTGTGTAGTCAGCTAAAGGATTAATTCCCCACATTTTCACTGCTTCTATCGAATAAAGTTCGATTTTTCCAGAAGGGGTTTTAAACTCCAAATCTGCAAATGCAACCTCTTCATGACCATTGGCTAGTTGGGGCCCTTGTTTCAATTTTTCCCAATTAATTTCTGGATGTTTTTTGAGAATGTTTTTCAACCAATTATCTATGCTCTCATCTGTCGGAGAGGGGATATTGGCTTCTATTAATACTTTATCAAAACCAAGCTTATAGGCTAATTCCCAATAGATTTCAGTCTCAGGTTTTACATCCGCTGGTGGCTCTGTCACTTTCTGCTTTAACTGGATGTATGGATTCCAGTATGAACCAATAATATCCGATTGTTCGAACATGTTTTTGGCAGGAAGAACAAGGTCAGCTTCTATAGCCGTATCTGTCATGAACTGATCAATAACTACCGTGAATTCCATTTTCCGAATGGCTTCTAAGACAGTATTCGTGTCCGGATTTTGAGCCACAGGATTTCCTCTTTCTACCCATAGCATTTTGAGTTCGGGATCAGTGGTTTTAAGCATATCTTCTCCCAATGAAGTCATGTTTATTACTCGCCTGAATGGTTTGTCATTTTCAGCATCAGGATAATAGGAGAGAGGTTCTTTCAAATCATCAAATACATAAGACTGAAGATTTGCATAATGGAAATTAGCTCCTGATTTCCCAATATTTCCAGTGATAATTTGTAATGCTAAAATGGTTCGAATGGTTTGACCTCCATTTGAAAATCGTTGCATGCCATATCCCGGAGCAATAGTCATAGGTTTTGTTGTTCCAATTTCTTCTGCAAGTTTCAGGATGAAATCTTCTTTGACTCCAGTAATTTCAACTGTTTTCTCAAGCGTAAAAGTCTGAACATGTGTTTTGAAATCTTCGAAACCGCGAACATGCTTTTCAATAAACTCATGATCAATCCAACCGTTTTCAATAAGAATATTGGCAATGCACAAAGCCAGAGCTGCATCCGTTCCTGGTTTGGGTTGAATGAGTAAATCAGATCTTTCAGCACTTTGTGTCTTGCGAGGATCAATAACGATTACTTTGGCTCCCTTCTCCTGTGCTTTCTCAACAAATATCATTTGCTGCACATTGGTTTCAGCCGGATTTTTTCCCCAGAAAATAATGAGTTTGGCTTGTTCTAAATCCCAGGGTGCATTATGCTTATTTTCCCCTAATGTCAATCGAACGGCCTCAAGGCCTGCTGGCCAGCACAGATTTCCATATTGCCTTGTACAACCACCAAACAATTTCCAAAAGTTACTGCTGACATCATTCAACATACCTGACATCCCACTTCCTGTCAGAAAAAAGATGCTATGATTTCCATATTTGTTTTTGAAGTAATTTAGCTTTTCAACCAAGAGGGAATACACTTCTTCCCAACTGATCTTTTCAAATTTTCCGGTTGTTTTATTTTTAAGTAGTGGATGAAGTAGCCTGTCAGGAGAATTGGCTCGTTCAACATAGCCCAAGCCTTTTATACAGACTCCTTCAGGAGTTGCTTTGTTTGCAGGATGTGGTTCAATATTAACAACTTTGCCATCTTCAACAATCACATAAAAGCTACAGGTGCTGTAACAGTTACGGGGGCAGGCGGTGGAGAATTTGTTTTTCAAAATAATGGATACTTTGCTCAAATATTCTTTGCAAAGTTGCATAAAATCAATTAATAATGCAGTCTTATTTGCTTTGTATGGCTTCAGATTTGCAACTTTCAAAAGTTGTCAAATCTTATATTTTTGAAAAAGGAAGGAATTATGTGCATTGTAAATGCAAGCTTTTTGGCAAATAAAGAAAAATATCTAATTTCTTTCCTCCGATCTGAGTCACTTTATGTGGAGCTAGATGAATTAGAATTTGATTTTAAGAATGATATTGTTCTATATCTCAGTGTCACACATTTGC
The nucleotide sequence above comes from Bacteroidota bacterium. Encoded proteins:
- a CDS encoding molybdopterin-dependent oxidoreductase, whose translation is MKVANLKPYKANKTALLIDFMQLCKEYLSKVSIILKNKFSTACPRNCYSTCSFYVIVEDGKVVNIEPHPANKATPEGVCIKGLGYVERANSPDRLLHPLLKNKTTGKFEKISWEEVYSLLVEKLNYFKNKYGNHSIFFLTGSGMSGMLNDVSSNFWKLFGGCTRQYGNLCWPAGLEAVRLTLGENKHNAPWDLEQAKLIIFWGKNPAETNVQQMIFVEKAQEKGAKVIVIDPRKTQSAERSDLLIQPKPGTDAALALCIANILIENGWIDHEFIEKHVRGFEDFKTHVQTFTLEKTVEITGVKEDFILKLAEEIGTTKPMTIAPGYGMQRFSNGGQTIRTILALQIITGNIGKSGANFHYANLQSYVFDDLKEPLSYYPDAENDKPFRRVINMTSLGEDMLKTTDPELKMLWVERGNPVAQNPDTNTVLEAIRKMEFTVVIDQFMTDTAIEADLVLPAKNMFEQSDIIGSYWNPYIQLKQKVTEPPADVKPETEIYWELAYKLGFDKVLIEANIPSPTDESIDNWLKNILKKHPEINWEKLKQGPQLANGHEEVAFADLEFKTPSGKIELYSIEAVKMWGINPLADYTETVENESNSEFPLQLLTPNTKNRIHSQFGNLKSIAQFDEKPFVAINPYDAQERNITKGDLVKVFNNRGSLEIEARFDFGLRLGCVAIYNGWWLQEGGTPNLLSKGRETDMGHGAAFHDCMLEVGKIGS